Proteins encoded in a region of the Flavobacterium sp. PMTSA4 genome:
- a CDS encoding sensor histidine kinase: MIFLILMASILMASISIIQFKNEAKDYHQERLDRKEFAIKEHINYVLSTTTYPLTPENLPLIFKDKIHELADIHNLEINIYSLDGKLLKSSKALFSVDKVSPPIPNYILKLVQSSVEKRYVDIKNTNGIKNRSSYSQIKDEKFKPLGILNIPYVEDDGFYEEELKQFLIRLSQVYSFMLVIAFALAYFLASYITKSLKTISDKINETSLNQKNEKIVIEANSREINSLISAYNAMVDKLEESAGKLAQSEREQAWREMAKQVAHEIKNPLTPMRLTVQSFQRKFDANDPNLKQKLDDYSKTLIQQIDTMSAVASAFSNFATMPAQQNESLNVVDVVELSLDIFNEDYIIFESNKEEIITKLDRTQLIRIITNLVKNAIQSIPEEQEEKSVLVSVNEVENNVIISVKDNGIGIELYNQSHIFEPKFTTKTSGMGLGLGIIKNIIENYKGTITFETESGKGTTFIVSLPIIN; this comes from the coding sequence ATGATATTTTTGATATTGATGGCTTCGATTTTGATGGCTTCGATTTCGATAATTCAGTTTAAAAACGAGGCAAAAGATTATCACCAAGAACGATTAGACCGAAAAGAATTTGCTATAAAAGAACACATAAATTATGTGCTTTCAACAACAACTTATCCTTTAACTCCTGAAAATTTACCGTTAATTTTTAAAGATAAAATTCACGAATTAGCTGATATTCATAATTTAGAAATTAACATTTATTCTTTGGATGGAAAACTTTTGAAATCGTCAAAAGCTCTTTTCTCGGTAGACAAAGTTTCGCCGCCAATACCTAATTATATTTTAAAATTGGTTCAGTCTTCCGTTGAAAAAAGATATGTTGATATTAAAAACACTAATGGCATAAAAAACCGTTCTTCCTACAGTCAAATTAAGGATGAGAAATTCAAACCTCTAGGGATTTTAAATATTCCTTATGTAGAAGATGATGGATTTTATGAAGAAGAATTGAAACAATTTTTAATTCGATTGAGCCAAGTGTATTCATTCATGCTGGTTATTGCTTTTGCTTTGGCTTACTTTTTAGCAAGTTATATAACCAAATCTCTAAAAACGATTTCAGACAAAATCAATGAAACTAGTTTAAATCAAAAAAATGAGAAAATTGTAATTGAAGCCAACAGTCGCGAAATCAATTCCTTAATTAGTGCTTATAATGCAATGGTTGATAAACTAGAAGAAAGTGCTGGAAAATTGGCGCAAAGTGAACGTGAACAAGCATGGCGTGAAATGGCAAAACAAGTTGCTCATGAAATCAAGAATCCTTTGACACCAATGCGATTAACAGTACAAAGTTTTCAAAGAAAATTTGATGCTAATGATCCTAATTTAAAGCAAAAGTTAGACGATTATTCTAAAACATTAATTCAACAAATTGATACAATGAGTGCTGTTGCTTCGGCTTTTTCAAACTTTGCAACAATGCCTGCACAACAAAACGAAAGTTTAAATGTAGTTGATGTAGTTGAGTTATCATTAGATATTTTTAATGAAGATTATATCATTTTTGAAAGCAACAAAGAAGAAATTATAACCAAATTAGATAGAACTCAATTGATTAGAATCATCACCAATTTGGTAAAAAATGCTATTCAATCGATACCTGAAGAACAAGAAGAAAAAAGTGTTTTGGTTTCAGTTAATGAAGTAGAAAACAATGTAATCATTTCAGTGAAAGATAACGGAATTGGAATAGAATTGTATAATCAAAGTCATATTTTTGAACCAAAATTTACCACCAAAACTAGCGGAATGGGATTAGGTTTAGGAATTATAAAAAACATCATCGAAAATTACAAAGGAACTATTACTTTTGAAACAGAATCTGGAAAAGGAACTACTTTTATTGTTTCGCTTCCAATAATTAATTAA
- a CDS encoding helix-turn-helix domain-containing protein, with protein sequence MGSKEEIKIDDDFILIRFQNDTDEVSTFQRSVPLGLIQFHFGLKGSANYIFNQGNYVLNLKEEKALLFFNPEKELPLNVEITPKSWLISILVSIKKFHGLFTDDAEHIPFLSQENKDKKYYNESDISPSMAIVLNQMFHYNLNPSIKNLYYKGKGYELLSLFFNRNDDPNAEQCPFLVDEENVLKIKKAKEIIIANMAEPPSLQELSDQVGLNLKKLKMGFKQIYGDTVYGFLFDYKMEHARQLLDSGSYNVNEVGLKIGYSTGSHFIAAFKKKFGTTPKKYLMSLNISS encoded by the coding sequence ATGGGTTCAAAAGAAGAAATAAAAATAGACGATGACTTTATATTAATTCGTTTTCAGAATGATACGGATGAAGTTTCTACTTTTCAGCGTTCGGTTCCGTTGGGATTAATTCAGTTTCACTTTGGTTTAAAAGGAAGTGCCAATTATATTTTTAACCAAGGGAATTATGTGTTGAATTTGAAAGAAGAAAAAGCACTACTGTTTTTCAATCCTGAAAAAGAGTTGCCTTTGAATGTTGAAATTACTCCAAAATCTTGGTTGATTTCCATATTGGTTTCCATCAAAAAATTTCATGGTTTATTCACCGATGATGCTGAGCACATTCCGTTTTTAAGTCAAGAAAACAAAGACAAAAAATATTATAACGAAAGCGATATTAGTCCTTCGATGGCCATTGTTTTGAACCAGATGTTTCATTACAACTTAAATCCATCCATTAAAAATCTCTATTATAAAGGTAAAGGTTATGAGTTGTTGAGTTTGTTTTTCAATAGAAATGATGACCCAAACGCAGAGCAATGTCCTTTTTTGGTGGATGAAGAAAATGTATTGAAAATCAAAAAAGCCAAAGAAATTATAATTGCTAATATGGCTGAACCACCAAGTCTACAAGAATTGTCAGACCAAGTTGGACTAAATTTAAAGAAACTAAAAATGGGTTTCAAGCAAATTTATGGCGATACGGTTTATGGTTTCCTTTTTGATTATAAAATGGAACATGCTCGACAATTACTCGATTCTGGTTCGTATAATGTAAATGAAGTTGGTTTAAAAATTGGCTACAGCACCGGAAGTCATTTTATTGCTGCATTCAAAAAGAAATTTGGAACAACGCCAAAAAAGTATTTGATGAGTCTAAATATTTCATCATAA
- a CDS encoding HD domain-containing protein translates to MQIIDNTIIFVKEQLKNAESGHDWFHIERVYKNALLIAQSEVCNLEIVKLGALLHDIADSKFHNGDETVGPKTARTFLESQNVSEVTIIHVINIIENISFKGGNFEKKFNSIELEIVQDADRLDAIGAIGIARTFNYGGFKNRQLFNPAIPPKLNMTKEEYKNSDAPTINHFYEKLLLLKDKMNTKTGKEIAKERHLFMEKFLSQFYAEWEGEK, encoded by the coding sequence ATGCAAATAATTGACAATACTATTATTTTTGTTAAAGAGCAATTAAAAAATGCAGAATCAGGCCATGATTGGTTTCATATCGAACGTGTTTATAAAAACGCGTTGTTAATTGCTCAAAGTGAAGTTTGTAATCTAGAAATTGTAAAGCTTGGTGCATTACTTCACGATATTGCAGACAGTAAATTTCATAATGGTGATGAAACTGTTGGACCAAAAACAGCCAGAACATTTTTAGAAAGTCAAAATGTTTCAGAAGTAACAATTATTCATGTCATTAATATCATTGAAAACATTTCGTTCAAAGGTGGAAATTTTGAAAAGAAATTCAATTCCATAGAACTAGAAATTGTTCAGGATGCAGATAGGTTAGATGCTATTGGCGCCATCGGAATTGCCAGAACATTTAATTATGGCGGATTCAAAAACCGACAATTATTTAATCCTGCAATTCCACCAAAGTTAAACATGACGAAAGAAGAATATAAAAATTCGGATGCACCAACAATTAATCATTTTTACGAAAAATTATTGTTGCTGAAAGATAAAATGAATACCAAAACAGGAAAGGAAATAGCGAAAGAACGACATCTTTTTATGGAAAAGTTTCTTTCTCAGTTTTATGCGGAATGGGAAGGCGAGAAATAA
- the hemH gene encoding ferrochelatase has protein sequence MKGVLLVNLGSPESPTPKDVKPYLDEFLMDKYVIDVPYLLRALLVRGIILQTRPKNSAHAYAQIWTDEGSPLIVFSKKMHEKVAKQVDIPVALAMRYGTMTIEKGLQELKEKGVTDVMLLALYPQYAMASTTTIWALADELVAKKFSGMKLTKVPAFYNKPDFIKALANSIKKHLEGFEYDHLLFSYHGIPKRHIRKTDVTKSHCTIDGKCCVTASPAHEFCYRHQCYETTRQVVELLGIPEDKYSQTFQSRLAGDKWLTPYTDVEINKMPAKGIKKLAVVTPAFVADCLETLEEIAMRANEDFKENGGEEFFAVPCLNDEDEWCGVVTNWIKDWSN, from the coding sequence ATGAAAGGTGTATTATTAGTAAACCTGGGTTCGCCAGAAAGTCCAACTCCAAAAGATGTAAAGCCGTATTTAGATGAATTTTTAATGGACAAATATGTAATTGATGTTCCGTATTTGTTGCGTGCTTTGTTGGTTCGTGGAATTATTTTGCAAACACGTCCAAAAAATTCTGCTCATGCTTATGCACAAATATGGACCGATGAAGGTTCGCCTTTGATTGTTTTTTCTAAAAAAATGCATGAAAAAGTAGCCAAACAAGTTGATATTCCCGTAGCATTAGCTATGCGCTATGGTACCATGACTATTGAAAAAGGTTTGCAAGAATTAAAAGAAAAAGGTGTTACTGATGTAATGCTTTTAGCGTTATATCCGCAATATGCCATGGCTTCAACTACTACTATTTGGGCTTTGGCAGACGAATTAGTTGCAAAAAAATTCTCTGGAATGAAACTGACCAAAGTTCCAGCTTTTTATAACAAGCCCGATTTTATAAAAGCTTTGGCAAATTCTATCAAGAAACATCTAGAAGGTTTTGAATACGACCATTTATTATTTTCGTATCATGGCATTCCAAAACGTCATATTCGCAAAACTGATGTAACCAAATCACATTGTACTATTGACGGAAAATGTTGTGTTACGGCTTCGCCTGCTCATGAATTTTGTTATCGTCATCAATGCTATGAAACAACAAGACAGGTTGTTGAATTATTAGGAATTCCTGAAGACAAATACAGTCAAACCTTTCAATCGAGATTGGCTGGTGACAAATGGCTAACTCCTTATACCGATGTTGAGATTAATAAAATGCCTGCCAAAGGAATTAAGAAATTAGCGGTTGTTACTCCTGCATTTGTTGCCGATTGTTTAGAAACTTTAGAAGAAATTGCCATGCGTGCTAATGAAGATTTTAAAGAAAATGGTGGTGAAGAGTTCTTTGCTGTTCCTTGTTTGAACGATGAAGACGAATGGTGTGGTGTTGTAACAAACTGGATAAAAGATTGGAGTAATTAA
- a CDS encoding CopD family protein: MELYNYIKSLHLIFVITWFAGLFYIVRLFVYQIEANQKPSPEREILLKQYKIMTYRLWYIITWPSAILASFFAFWMLFFTDLGSVWLKMPWMHVKLGFVFVLYLYHLKCHQIYKQLQNDDFKYSSNFMRLWNEGATLILFAVVFLVILKNAFNWIYGVIGIILFSVLIMLGFKFYKRIRERNKS; encoded by the coding sequence ATGGAACTCTACAATTACATAAAATCACTTCATTTAATCTTTGTAATTACTTGGTTTGCTGGGTTGTTTTACATTGTTCGATTGTTTGTTTATCAAATTGAAGCCAACCAAAAACCATCACCTGAACGAGAAATTCTTTTGAAGCAATACAAAATAATGACCTATCGTTTGTGGTACATTATTACTTGGCCAAGCGCTATTTTAGCAAGTTTTTTTGCTTTTTGGATGTTGTTTTTTACTGATTTGGGAAGTGTTTGGCTCAAAATGCCTTGGATGCATGTCAAACTTGGCTTTGTTTTTGTGCTTTATCTGTATCATTTGAAATGTCATCAAATTTATAAACAATTGCAAAACGATGATTTTAAATACAGTTCCAACTTCATGCGTTTATGGAACGAAGGCGCAACCTTAATATTGTTTGCCGTTGTTTTTTTAGTAATTTTAAAAAATGCTTTCAATTGGATTTATGGTGTAATCGGAATTATACTTTTTTCTGTTTTGATTATGCTTGGTTTTAAATTTTACAAAAGAATTCGAGAAAGAAACAAATCCTAA
- a CDS encoding enoyl-CoA hydratase/isomerase family protein, giving the protein MSFKNIIATSENGIGKITINRPSKLNALNKETIEELHTAFENLDADNETKVIIITGEGEKAFVAGADISEFANFSIEEGAQLAAQGQELLFDFVENLKTPVIAAVNGFALGGGLELAMSCHFRIASDNAKMGLPETSLGVIPGYGGTQRLPQLIGKGRAMELIMTAGMIDAETAKSYGLVNHVVSQAELLEFTKGIASKIMRNSPMAIGKAIKAINANYKDGVNGFETEIRNFGKCFGTEDFKEGTTAFLEKRKASFSGK; this is encoded by the coding sequence ATGAGCTTCAAAAATATTATTGCAACTTCTGAAAACGGAATTGGAAAAATTACTATCAATAGACCATCAAAATTAAACGCTTTAAATAAAGAAACTATTGAAGAATTACATACTGCTTTTGAAAATTTAGATGCTGATAACGAAACAAAAGTAATCATCATAACAGGTGAAGGTGAAAAAGCGTTTGTTGCTGGAGCTGATATTTCTGAATTTGCCAATTTTTCAATTGAAGAAGGTGCACAATTAGCTGCTCAAGGACAAGAATTATTATTTGATTTTGTAGAAAATTTAAAAACTCCTGTCATTGCTGCTGTTAACGGTTTTGCTCTTGGTGGCGGATTAGAATTGGCGATGTCATGCCATTTCAGAATTGCTTCAGACAATGCAAAAATGGGTTTGCCTGAAACTTCTCTTGGAGTAATTCCAGGTTATGGCGGAACACAACGTTTACCTCAACTAATTGGGAAAGGTCGTGCCATGGAATTAATTATGACTGCTGGAATGATTGATGCTGAAACTGCAAAATCGTATGGTTTAGTTAATCATGTTGTGTCGCAAGCAGAACTTTTAGAATTCACAAAAGGCATTGCGTCAAAAATTATGAGAAATTCTCCAATGGCAATCGGAAAAGCTATTAAAGCAATTAATGCCAATTATAAAGATGGTGTAAATGGTTTTGAAACCGAAATAAGAAACTTTGGAAAATGTTTTGGTACAGAAGATTTTAAAGAAGGAACAACTGCTTTTTTAGAGAAAAGAAAAGCGAGTTTTTCTGGGAAATAA